CTCAAGTCGCTTAACTTCTCAAATTAACGGCTTAAACCAGGGTACGCGTAATGCCAACGATGCTATCTCGTTGGCACAAACAGCTGAAGGTGCTTTGGAAGAATATACCAATACAATCCAGCGTATGCGTACATTAGCAGTTCAATCATCAAACGGCTCTAACTCTACTGCTGATAGAATTGCACTAAATACAGAGTACACGGCACTTGAGTCAGAACTAACACGTATTTCTGATCAAACTAGCTTTGGTGGTGTGTCGTTGCTTAATGGTGAGTACAGTGAGCGATTCCAAGTAGGTGCTAATGCTGGCCAAACCATTTCAATTTCTATCACTCAGAACTTTGATAATACGTCTGTGTTAGGTGCTGGTGGTGGTGTATCCAGTTTTGATAAAGCACAATCGGCTATTGCTAAACTAGACAGTGCGTTAGAAGTTGTGAATACAACGCGTTCAAACCTGGGTGCTGCGCAAAACCGGTTCAGTTCAGTTATCCGGAGTAATGACAACACCGCACAAAACGTATCAGCATCACGTTCACGTATCGAAGATACTGATTACGCAGCAGAGTCAGCGAACTTGGCACGTAATAACGTGCTGCAGCAGGCAGCGAGTTCATTGTTAGCACAGGCTAACCAGCAGCCACAAATCGCATTGTCATTATTGTAATAGAACTAACAACTGCGTTGTTCATAAAAAGGGCACTGAGATTTCAGTGCCCTTTTTCAGTTTCATTGTGAAGAGATAGCTTGTTTGCCTTTGGTAGTTAAAGCACAAACTAGAGGTTTACTCGTTTAGTAACTGTTCGGAGTTAAGTGAAGTGCTGGTGGATAAATCATCACTTTTTTTTCAAATAAACTTAAAGTTATTTGATAAGTGGTCGATAAATGTTCTAAGAGGCGATCGTAGCTAGTGATTAAACCTCGCAATATTAACTAAAAGGGTTATCCAAGAGGCAAATATTATGGCTTTAGTGGTAAATAGTAATATTCAATCATTGAACTCTCAGCGTCAGCTGTCTCGTTCTACTAATGATTTAGGAACAAGTTTTGAGCGTTTATCTTCAGGCAAGCGCATCAACAGCGCTCGAGATGATGCTGCCGGTTTACAAATTTCAAGCCGTCTAACGTCTCAAATCAATGGCTTAAATCAAGGCACGCGCAACGCCAACGACGCTATATCTTTGGCGCAAACGGCTGAAGGTGCTTTAGAAGAGTACACGAATACAATTCAACGTATGCGAACACTAGCGGTACAAGCGTCGAATGGCTCAAATTCATCTGCTGATAGAATTGCATTAAACACCGAATATACAGCGCTTGAAAATGAGCTATCACGTATTGCAGACCAAACTAGCTTTGGTGGTGTACAGTTACTTAATGGTAGCTATAGTGAGCAATTCCAAGTAGGTGCAAATGCCAACCAATTGATTGCGGTAGAAATTTCAACAAATTTCTCTAGTGGTGCAATTGGTGCTAATGGCGACTTATTAACCTTCAATGCTGCGCAGTCAAGAATTACCGATTTGGATAGTGCTTTAGCTACTGTGAACACTGTTAGGGCAAACCTAGGTGCTGCGCAAAACCGTTTTAGCTCTGTTATTCGAAGTAATGACAACACTGCGCAAAATGTATCAGCATCTCGCTCACGCATTCAAGATACTGATTATGCAGCAGAGTCTGCAAACCTTGCACGTAATAATGTATTACAGCAGGCAGCAAGTTCATTGTTAGCTCAGGCTAACCAGCAGCCACAAATTGCGCTATCATTACTGTAATAAGCCCAATTATTTTGGCATAATTTTAGGGCTCTTTATTGATAAGAGCCCTAATGCGTTCTAGCCACTTAGTAATAGGAGCGGTTATGGAATCTAGTATAAGTATTACAAGGCCAGTATTAGACAACGGGCTTAGCCGTACTAATGATACGGCACAACGAGAAGTCACTCAGCGTGACTTAGGCAATGAAATAGCCGCGGCTGAGGGTCAAGTGAAGACCAATCAGGTAGTCGCAGCCGAAGATATAGTCACAGCAGATGTTTCTGATAATGGTTTAGATAACTCTTCTAGGGAAGTTGAAGAGGCTGAGCTTTCAGAAGCACTAGAAACAGTTTCAAGTTTTATTGAACCTCAGATTAGAAACGTTAATTTTACGCAAGATGATAGCTCTGGCCAGACAGTTATAAAAGTTGTCGATGCACAAAGCCAAGAGCTCATTAAGCAATTCCCGTCAGATGAAATTCTTGAGTTAGCGGAAAGAATTAAAGGTCTACAAGACGAAATCGCCGATAAAACTGGCATACTAATTGATGACAAGGTTTAAGCTTAATTAAGGCTTGTGGTTGAGGGGTCGTCTCTTTTGATAGTATGGCTCAAACTTATTCGATGGAGGCATTATGTCATTTACCAATTTAGGTATTGGTTCAGGTTTACCACTTAACACTTTAGTTGAGGGCTTATTGCAAGCCGAGGCTTTTCCTACAGAGAATAGGCTTAATACCCAGCAAGAGTCCGTAGAGCTTGAATTATCGGGTGTTGGTGCGTTCAGATCTGCGCTTTCTGATTTTCAGTCGACGGTCGATAGGTTAGGTGCAGCTGATGCATTTAACAAGCAAACTGTAACTGCTAGCAACGACAATATTGCTGTTCAAACCAATGGTTTTGCAAGTAACGGCGAATTTGATATTAACGTCCAGCAACTAGCCACTGGCTCACAACTCAAATCAGCAGCGTTTACCTCATCAAGCGATACTGTCGGTAGTGGAACTCTGACATTCTCAGCAGGCTCAAGCACTTTTAACGTTGATATAGATGCCGCTGATAACCTGAGTGCAATCCGAGATAAGATTAATGCCGAGTCTGATAACTTTGGTGTTACAGCAAACATTATCAAAGGCGATGCTGGTACATT
The nucleotide sequence above comes from Thalassotalea euphylliae. Encoded proteins:
- a CDS encoding flagellin, whose product is MALVVNSNIQSLNSQRQLSRSTNDLGTSFERLSSGKRINSARDDAAGLQISSRLTSQINGLNQGTRNANDAISLAQTAEGALEEYTNTIQRMRTLAVQSSNGSNSTADRIALNTEYTALESELTRISDQTSFGGVSLLNGEYSERFQVGANAGQTISISITQNFDNTSVLGAGGGVSSFDKAQSAIAKLDSALEVVNTTRSNLGAAQNRFSSVIRSNDNTAQNVSASRSRIEDTDYAAESANLARNNVLQQAASSLLAQANQQPQIALSLL
- a CDS encoding flagellin, translated to MALVVNSNIQSLNSQRQLSRSTNDLGTSFERLSSGKRINSARDDAAGLQISSRLTSQINGLNQGTRNANDAISLAQTAEGALEEYTNTIQRMRTLAVQASNGSNSSADRIALNTEYTALENELSRIADQTSFGGVQLLNGSYSEQFQVGANANQLIAVEISTNFSSGAIGANGDLLTFNAAQSRITDLDSALATVNTVRANLGAAQNRFSSVIRSNDNTAQNVSASRSRIQDTDYAAESANLARNNVLQQAASSLLAQANQQPQIALSLL
- a CDS encoding flagellar protein FlaG, with the translated sequence MESSISITRPVLDNGLSRTNDTAQREVTQRDLGNEIAAAEGQVKTNQVVAAEDIVTADVSDNGLDNSSREVEEAELSEALETVSSFIEPQIRNVNFTQDDSSGQTVIKVVDAQSQELIKQFPSDEILELAERIKGLQDEIADKTGILIDDKV